A single region of the Enterobacter cloacae complex sp. R_G8 genome encodes:
- a CDS encoding AMP nucleosidase translates to MNNKGSSLTPAQALEKLDALYEQSVNALRSAISEYIETGKLPDEKARTQGLFVYPSLSVTWDGSASTTPKTRAYARFTHSGCYSTTVTRPALFRPYLEEQLTLLYQDYGAHIAVEPSQHEIPYPYVIDGSALTLDRSMSAGLTRHFPTTELSQIGDETADGIYHPAEFSPLSHFDARRVDFSLARLRHYTGTPAEHFQPFVLFTNYTRYVDEFVRWGCSQILDPESPYIALSCAGGIWITAETEAPEQAISDLAWKKHQMPAWHLITADGQGITLINIGVGPSNAKTICDHLAVLRPDVWLMIGHCGGLRESQLIGDYVLAHAYLRDDHVLDAVLPPDIPIPSIAEVQRALYDATKEVSGMPGEEVKQRLRTGTVVTTDDRNWELRYSASALRFNLSRAVAIDMESATIAAQGYRFRVPYGTLLCVSDKPLHGEIKLPGQANRFYEGAISEHLQIGIRAIDLLRAEGDRLHSRKLRTFNEPPFR, encoded by the coding sequence ATGAATAATAAGGGCTCCAGCCTGACCCCGGCTCAGGCACTGGAAAAACTCGACGCGCTGTACGAACAGTCCGTCAATGCGCTGCGCAGCGCCATCAGTGAGTACATCGAAACAGGGAAACTTCCCGATGAAAAGGCCAGAACCCAGGGCCTTTTTGTTTATCCATCGCTCTCTGTCACCTGGGACGGCAGCGCCAGCACCACGCCAAAGACCCGTGCCTACGCGCGTTTTACCCACTCCGGCTGCTACAGCACCACCGTGACCCGCCCTGCGTTGTTCCGTCCTTACCTTGAGGAACAACTCACTCTGCTCTATCAGGACTACGGCGCACACATTGCCGTTGAGCCATCACAGCATGAAATCCCGTATCCGTACGTGATTGACGGTTCGGCGTTAACGCTCGATCGCTCCATGAGCGCAGGGCTGACGCGCCATTTCCCAACAACCGAGCTGTCGCAGATTGGCGATGAGACCGCCGACGGCATTTATCATCCGGCGGAATTTTCTCCCTTGTCGCATTTCGACGCCCGCCGGGTGGATTTCTCCCTGGCGCGCCTGCGCCACTACACCGGGACGCCAGCCGAACATTTCCAGCCGTTTGTGCTGTTTACCAACTACACCCGCTATGTCGACGAGTTTGTCCGCTGGGGCTGTAGCCAGATCCTGGATCCGGAGAGCCCTTATATCGCCCTCTCCTGCGCGGGCGGGATCTGGATCACCGCGGAAACCGAAGCGCCTGAGCAGGCTATCTCCGATCTGGCGTGGAAGAAGCACCAGATGCCAGCCTGGCACCTGATCACCGCCGACGGCCAGGGCATCACGCTTATCAACATCGGTGTGGGTCCGTCAAACGCCAAAACCATCTGCGACCATCTGGCGGTGCTGCGCCCGGACGTCTGGCTGATGATTGGTCATTGCGGCGGGCTGCGTGAAAGCCAGCTGATTGGCGACTACGTGCTGGCCCACGCCTACCTGCGTGATGACCACGTGCTTGACGCCGTGCTCCCGCCGGACATCCCGATCCCGAGCATCGCCGAAGTGCAGCGCGCGCTGTACGACGCCACCAAAGAGGTGAGCGGCATGCCGGGTGAAGAGGTCAAACAGCGTCTGCGTACCGGCACGGTCGTCACGACAGATGACCGTAACTGGGAGCTGCGTTACTCCGCCTCTGCCCTGCGCTTTAACCTGAGCCGCGCGGTGGCGATTGATATGGAAAGTGCCACCATTGCCGCACAAGGTTATCGCTTCCGTGTGCCTTACGGCACGCTGCTGTGCGTTTCCGATAAACCGCTGCACGGTGAAATCAAGCTTCCGGGACAGGCAAACCGGTTCTACGAAGGGGCGATATCCGAACACCTGCAAATCGGCATTCGTGCCATTGATTTACTGCGGGCGGAAGGTGACCGGCTGCACTCGCGCAAGCTGCGTACCTTTAACGAACCGCCATTCCGCTGA
- the shiA gene encoding shikimate transporter: protein MDSTLISTRPGEGTPCLNRARRAAFGSFAGAVVDWYDFLLYGITAALVFNREFFPQISPAMGTLAAFATFGVGFLFRPLGGVIFGHFGDRLGRKRMLMLTVWMMGIATALIGILPSFATIGWWAPVLLVTLRAIQGFAVGGEWGGAALLSVESAPKNKKAFYSSGVQVGYGVGLLLSTGLVSLISHFTTDAQFLSWGWRIPFIFSIVLVIAALWIRNGMEESAEFEQQRENPVARKRLPVMEALIRHPGAFLKIIALRLCELLTMYIVTAFALNYSTQNLGLPRELFLNIGLLVGGISCLTIPCFAWLADRFGRRRVYITGALIGSLSAWPFFMALEAQSVFWIVFFAIMLANIAHDMVVCVQQPMFTELFGASYRYSGAGVGYQVASVVGGGFTPFIAAALVTFSGGNWHSVAIYLLAGCLLSAATALVMKETHHP, encoded by the coding sequence ATGGACTCCACCCTCATCTCCACACGTCCCGGCGAGGGGACACCTTGCCTTAACCGTGCCCGCCGCGCTGCCTTTGGCAGCTTCGCCGGGGCCGTCGTGGACTGGTATGATTTTTTGCTCTACGGCATCACCGCCGCTCTGGTGTTTAACCGCGAATTCTTTCCGCAAATTAGCCCGGCTATGGGCACGCTCGCCGCGTTTGCCACCTTTGGCGTCGGGTTTCTGTTCCGCCCGCTGGGCGGGGTGATCTTCGGCCACTTCGGCGACCGCCTTGGCCGCAAACGTATGCTGATGCTCACCGTCTGGATGATGGGGATCGCCACTGCGCTGATCGGTATTTTGCCGTCGTTTGCCACGATTGGCTGGTGGGCTCCGGTACTGCTGGTCACCCTGCGCGCCATTCAGGGCTTTGCCGTGGGCGGCGAATGGGGCGGCGCGGCGCTGTTATCGGTCGAAAGTGCACCGAAAAACAAGAAAGCGTTCTACAGCAGCGGCGTGCAGGTCGGCTACGGCGTGGGTCTGTTGCTCTCCACCGGGCTGGTGTCGCTTATCAGTCACTTCACTACCGATGCGCAGTTTCTGAGCTGGGGCTGGCGCATTCCGTTCATCTTCAGCATCGTGCTGGTTATCGCCGCGCTGTGGATCCGTAACGGAATGGAAGAGTCCGCCGAGTTTGAACAGCAGCGGGAAAACCCCGTTGCCAGAAAACGGCTGCCGGTGATGGAGGCGCTCATCCGCCATCCTGGCGCTTTTCTGAAAATTATCGCCCTGCGCCTGTGTGAACTGCTGACGATGTATATCGTTACCGCATTTGCCCTCAACTATTCCACGCAGAACCTTGGCCTTCCCCGTGAGCTGTTCCTGAATATCGGTCTGCTGGTGGGCGGGATCAGCTGTCTGACAATCCCCTGCTTCGCCTGGCTCGCGGACCGGTTTGGCCGTCGCCGCGTCTATATTACCGGTGCGCTGATTGGATCCCTCAGCGCCTGGCCGTTCTTTATGGCACTGGAGGCGCAGTCGGTCTTCTGGATAGTCTTCTTTGCCATTATGCTCGCCAACATTGCCCACGACATGGTGGTCTGCGTGCAGCAACCGATGTTTACCGAACTGTTCGGCGCCAGCTACCGCTACAGTGGGGCGGGTGTGGGATACCAGGTGGCGAGCGTCGTGGGCGGCGGATTTACGCCGTTTATTGCCGCCGCACTGGTAACGTTCTCCGGCGGAAACTGGCACAGCGTGGCGATCTACCTGCTGGCAGGCTGCCTGCTGTCGGCCGCCACAGCGCTGGTGATGAAAGAGACACACCATCCCTGA
- the pagP gene encoding lipid IV(A) palmitoyltransferase PagP — MQRLFPALWMALFVFIFPLHAEPGVYGEQRISRWWNALTEDISQTWHQPERYDLYLPFLSWHARFMYDKEKTDNYNEMPWGGGLGVSRYNEEGNWSALFAMMFKDSHNEWQPAMGYGWEKGWYLDNAQDFRLGLGAAAGITARDDFANYVPLPFIFPLFSAGYKRVTVQFTYIPGTYNNGNVLFAWLRLGF, encoded by the coding sequence ATGCAACGCCTCTTTCCAGCACTTTGGATGGCACTGTTTGTATTTATTTTCCCGCTTCATGCGGAACCCGGCGTTTATGGTGAGCAGCGTATCAGCCGCTGGTGGAATGCGCTGACGGAGGATATTTCCCAGACCTGGCATCAACCAGAGCGATACGATCTTTACCTTCCGTTTCTGAGCTGGCACGCCCGTTTTATGTACGACAAAGAAAAAACCGACAATTATAACGAAATGCCGTGGGGCGGGGGACTGGGCGTGTCCCGCTATAACGAAGAGGGCAACTGGAGCGCGCTCTTCGCCATGATGTTCAAAGATTCGCACAATGAATGGCAACCCGCGATGGGCTACGGCTGGGAGAAGGGCTGGTACCTGGATAATGCCCAGGACTTCCGGCTTGGGCTCGGTGCCGCAGCGGGCATCACGGCGCGCGATGATTTTGCTAACTATGTGCCCCTGCCGTTTATCTTCCCGCTGTTCTCTGCCGGGTATAAGCGCGTTACCGTCCAGTTCACTTATATTCCTGGAACCTATAACAACGGTAACGTGCTCTTTGCCTGGCTGCGTCTCGGCTTTTAA
- a CDS encoding acyltransferase, with protein sequence MNATGLNIIKTLGCMTAVTFFTIYNTWDHYDYDYHWILGFLTFISTIATPLFFVVAGYLDGQSRHGTRWQLGKIKSLVIVFLFWITIYYLWEPYQRGYLIQPWFVFAFVVIYSFHPVVEWLSQRRALFCGVIACLLLFSYGYDLLSALYPDVHLLSLSPQYRLWTWLLFYLTGQLFCDPNISGWISRKNVVRTAVIAIPFIYLFTWFYERHFFFALFKADRNAFILTGSQIYILIIALVIAANGVRFRRNAEFKESVLAAISKTMTGVYIVHYSVFHLLTALIPVTSLGMKLTLIVLTFITSVLFSMLILSNAVAKKVITL encoded by the coding sequence ATGAATGCGACAGGCCTGAACATTATCAAGACGCTGGGCTGTATGACGGCGGTAACCTTTTTCACCATCTACAATACGTGGGATCATTATGATTATGACTATCACTGGATCCTGGGGTTTTTAACCTTTATCTCGACCATCGCCACGCCGCTGTTTTTTGTGGTCGCGGGCTACCTCGACGGCCAGTCCCGGCACGGCACCCGCTGGCAACTGGGCAAAATTAAAAGCCTGGTGATTGTCTTTCTGTTCTGGATAACGATCTATTACCTGTGGGAGCCGTATCAACGCGGGTATTTAATTCAGCCGTGGTTCGTGTTTGCGTTTGTGGTTATTTACAGCTTCCACCCGGTGGTGGAGTGGCTTAGCCAGCGGCGCGCGTTGTTCTGCGGCGTAATTGCCTGTCTGCTGCTCTTCTCCTACGGGTATGATTTACTTTCAGCGCTCTATCCCGACGTCCACCTCCTTTCCCTTTCGCCACAGTACCGCCTGTGGACGTGGTTACTGTTTTACCTGACGGGGCAGCTTTTCTGCGATCCCAACATCTCCGGGTGGATTAGCCGCAAGAATGTGGTCAGGACGGCGGTAATCGCCATCCCGTTTATTTATCTCTTCACCTGGTTTTACGAGCGCCACTTCTTTTTTGCCCTGTTCAAGGCCGACAGAAACGCCTTTATTCTTACAGGTTCGCAAATCTACATTCTGATTATTGCGCTGGTGATTGCGGCGAATGGTGTGCGCTTTCGCCGCAATGCTGAGTTTAAAGAGTCGGTCCTGGCCGCCATCAGCAAAACGATGACCGGCGTGTACATTGTCCACTACTCGGTGTTTCACCTGCTGACAGCGCTGATACCGGTGACGTCTCTCGGCATGAAGCTGACGCTAATCGTCCTCACCTTCATCACCTCAGTTCTGTTTTCCATGCTGATACTGTCTAACGCGGTGGCAAAAAAGGTGATCACCCTTTAA
- a CDS encoding efflux RND transporter permease subunit — protein MDISRQFINNPIRVWLTILLLGVGGIFALLNIGRLEDPAFTIKTAVVITHYPGASAQQVEEEVTLPLENALQQLPYLDNVSSISSNGLSQITVNIASRYHSNELPQIWDELRRRVGDASRQFPPGVVTPFVNDDFGDVFGFFFAISGDEFSNPELVRYAEQLRRELILVPGVGKVAIGGAISQQVNIDISLTKMAARGITLNQLSALLSRLNVVSSAGEITSGTESIRLHPTGEFENLDELADLIITPSGTGAATRLRDIATLSRGLNESPASIYHANGRKAVTMGVSFIPGVNVIDVGHALEAKLNQMSAEKPAGIHIDLFYDQAAEVGHSVNGFIINFLMALAIVIGVLLIFMGVRSGIIIAFSLALNVLGTLLIMYLWGIELQRISLGALIIALSMLVDNAIVIVEGVLIARQQGSPLLTAINYIIRRSALPLLGATVIAILAFAPIGLSQDSTGEYCKSLFQVLLISLMLSWFSALTITPVLITWWLFKNDSAPEKSDEADPYDKRLYRLYRRLLNALLHRKAPTLIVMAALLAASVWGFGAVRQNFFPSSNTPIFFVDLWLPYGTDIKWTEKMTGDIEKTINGQPGVETTVSTIGQGSMRFILTYSGQRQYSNYAQIMVRMDDQRNISALTRHVDEYIARNYPQVNASTKRVMFGPSGDSAIEVRIKGPDPDRLRLIASQVDEILARDPATASVRNDWQNRSKVLRPQYVAALGRELGVDKQDVDNALEMNFSGSRAGLYREGSDLLPVVVRPPERERLDANHLNNVLVWSQTRQQYIPLSNVVSRFSLEWEDPLILRRDRSRVLTVQTDPDPLSQQTSGDILARVKPRIDALALPHGYSIEWGGDAENSSEAQQGIFTTLPIGFLVMFVITVLMFSSVKNAVAIWLTVPLALIGVTPGFLITGIPFGFMALIGLLSLSGMLIRNGIVLVEEIEQQKAHKGQHEAIVYAATSRLRPILLTAFTTVLGLAPLLLDVFFQSMAVVIMFGLGFATILTLLVLPVIYACFHRKDKAEQQ, from the coding sequence ATGGATATCTCTCGCCAGTTTATCAATAACCCCATTCGCGTCTGGCTGACGATCCTGCTGCTGGGCGTGGGCGGCATTTTCGCCCTGCTGAACATTGGCAGGCTGGAAGATCCCGCCTTTACCATAAAAACCGCGGTGGTGATCACCCACTATCCCGGCGCCTCCGCTCAGCAGGTTGAAGAGGAGGTCACGCTACCGCTAGAGAATGCCCTTCAGCAGCTGCCCTATCTGGACAACGTGAGCTCCATCTCTTCCAACGGCCTGTCGCAAATCACCGTGAACATCGCCTCACGTTATCATTCGAACGAACTGCCGCAGATCTGGGACGAACTGCGCCGTCGCGTGGGCGATGCTTCGCGCCAGTTCCCGCCCGGCGTCGTGACGCCCTTCGTGAATGATGATTTTGGCGATGTGTTCGGCTTTTTCTTCGCGATTTCCGGGGATGAATTCAGCAATCCTGAACTGGTGAGATATGCCGAGCAGCTGCGGCGCGAACTGATTCTGGTCCCCGGCGTCGGTAAGGTTGCCATCGGCGGGGCCATCAGCCAGCAGGTCAATATCGATATATCCCTGACCAAAATGGCGGCCCGCGGCATCACGCTGAACCAGCTTTCCGCCCTGCTCAGCAGGCTTAACGTCGTTTCCAGCGCCGGAGAAATCACCTCGGGAACGGAATCCATTCGTCTGCATCCAACCGGTGAGTTCGAAAATCTTGATGAACTGGCGGATCTCATCATTACCCCTTCCGGCACCGGGGCGGCGACGCGTCTGCGGGATATCGCCACGCTGTCGCGCGGGCTGAACGAATCGCCCGCCAGTATCTATCATGCCAACGGCAGGAAAGCCGTTACCATGGGCGTCTCGTTTATTCCCGGCGTGAACGTGATCGACGTGGGACACGCGCTGGAGGCAAAGCTCAACCAGATGTCAGCGGAAAAACCGGCAGGGATACACATCGACCTGTTCTACGATCAGGCCGCCGAAGTGGGGCACTCTGTAAATGGTTTTATCATTAACTTCCTGATGGCGCTGGCGATTGTTATCGGCGTGCTGCTGATCTTTATGGGTGTCCGCAGCGGGATCATCATCGCGTTTTCCCTCGCACTTAACGTGCTGGGCACGCTGCTCATCATGTATCTGTGGGGTATTGAGCTGCAGCGCATCTCGCTCGGCGCGCTGATTATCGCCCTCAGTATGCTGGTGGATAATGCCATCGTGATCGTTGAAGGGGTGCTGATTGCGCGTCAGCAAGGTTCCCCGCTGTTAACCGCCATTAACTACATCATCCGTCGTTCCGCCCTGCCGCTGCTGGGGGCGACGGTGATCGCCATCCTCGCGTTTGCGCCTATCGGGCTGTCCCAGGACTCTACCGGGGAATACTGTAAATCCCTGTTCCAGGTACTGCTGATTTCCCTGATGCTGAGCTGGTTCTCGGCGCTCACCATCACGCCGGTGCTGATCACATGGTGGTTGTTTAAAAACGACAGCGCGCCGGAAAAAAGTGACGAGGCAGACCCTTACGACAAACGCCTCTATCGACTTTACCGGCGCCTGCTTAACGCGCTGCTGCACCGGAAAGCGCCGACGCTCATCGTGATGGCTGCGCTGCTGGCAGCGTCAGTCTGGGGTTTTGGTGCCGTGCGGCAAAACTTCTTCCCGTCGTCAAATACGCCCATTTTCTTTGTCGACCTCTGGCTACCCTACGGCACCGATATTAAATGGACCGAGAAGATGACCGGCGATATCGAGAAAACCATCAACGGCCAGCCCGGCGTGGAAACCACCGTCTCAACCATCGGTCAGGGCAGCATGCGGTTTATTCTGACCTACAGCGGACAGCGGCAGTACAGCAACTATGCCCAAATCATGGTAAGAATGGATGACCAGCGCAACATCTCCGCATTGACGCGCCACGTCGATGAGTACATTGCGCGAAACTATCCGCAGGTAAACGCCAGCACCAAACGCGTGATGTTTGGTCCCTCTGGCGACAGCGCCATTGAGGTGCGCATCAAGGGCCCCGATCCTGACAGGTTGCGTCTGATTGCCAGCCAGGTGGACGAGATCCTGGCGCGCGACCCGGCCACGGCAAGCGTGAGAAACGACTGGCAAAACCGCAGCAAGGTGCTCCGTCCGCAGTACGTCGCCGCACTGGGACGCGAGCTTGGCGTGGATAAGCAGGACGTCGACAACGCGCTGGAGATGAATTTCTCCGGCAGCCGGGCGGGATTATATCGGGAAGGCAGTGACCTGCTTCCGGTCGTGGTACGCCCGCCGGAACGCGAACGGCTGGACGCGAATCACCTGAACAACGTGCTGGTATGGAGTCAGACCCGGCAGCAGTATATCCCGCTGAGTAATGTCGTCAGCCGCTTCTCGCTGGAATGGGAAGATCCGCTTATTTTGCGACGCGACCGCTCGCGGGTGCTGACCGTTCAGACCGACCCCGATCCGCTTAGCCAGCAAACGTCAGGCGATATTCTCGCCCGGGTGAAGCCGCGCATTGACGCCCTCGCCCTGCCCCACGGCTACAGCATTGAGTGGGGAGGCGATGCGGAAAACTCCAGCGAAGCACAACAGGGGATCTTTACCACGCTGCCGATCGGGTTCCTGGTGATGTTTGTCATCACCGTTTTGATGTTCAGCTCGGTGAAAAACGCCGTTGCCATCTGGCTGACCGTGCCGCTGGCGCTGATTGGCGTCACGCCGGGATTCTTAATCACTGGTATTCCGTTCGGCTTTATGGCGCTGATTGGCCTGCTGAGCCTGAGCGGGATGCTGATCCGCAACGGCATTGTGCTGGTGGAAGAGATCGAGCAGCAGAAAGCGCATAAAGGTCAGCACGAGGCGATTGTTTATGCTGCCACCTCGCGCCTGCGCCCCATTCTGCTCACCGCATTTACCACCGTACTGGGCCTGGCTCCGCTGCTGCTGGACGTTTTCTTCCAGAGCATGGCCGTTGTGATTATGTTTGGACTGGGGTTTGCTACAATCCTGACGCTGCTGGTACTTCCCGTAATTTACGCGTGCTTCCATCGTAAGGACAAAGCGGAACAACAATGA
- a CDS encoding efflux RND transporter periplasmic adaptor subunit, which translates to MNRYLSLLPFVMLTLTACDPKPRQDAPLPRMVKVAEVAVPGHARQRVFPARIESGDATDLSFKRAGQIEALDIRQGATIKQGQQLARLNAREAQQRVNDRQTAATLAQRQFDRFQTLAGRQAISKAEMDIQRANRDSANAALQIAREELNQMTLVAPFSGTVASVHVRKHQVVSAGQPIATLTRTDLLDVVFSLPENLFKTFDIRNAQYRPVVRINAFPDREFTAVYKEHSGSSDSNTLTWQVILTMPRPDDFPVVGGVSGTVTINLTNLPAGAGPQALVVPVEAVFNPNNSPRNEPHVWVVAGEGDALHLEDRKVSVGQVTTEGVIITRGLKAGERVVAAGVGELHANQPVRIWTRERGL; encoded by the coding sequence GTGAACCGCTACCTCTCTCTTTTACCGTTCGTTATGTTAACGCTCACGGCGTGCGACCCGAAACCCAGGCAAGATGCTCCCCTGCCGCGCATGGTAAAAGTGGCGGAGGTGGCTGTTCCCGGTCATGCCCGGCAGCGCGTCTTTCCCGCCCGTATTGAATCAGGTGATGCGACCGACCTCTCCTTCAAGCGCGCGGGTCAAATCGAAGCACTGGATATACGTCAGGGCGCAACCATCAAGCAGGGGCAACAGCTAGCCAGATTAAACGCCCGTGAAGCGCAGCAGCGGGTTAACGACAGACAAACGGCGGCGACGCTGGCCCAGCGGCAGTTCGATCGCTTCCAGACGCTGGCGGGCCGCCAGGCTATCTCTAAAGCAGAAATGGACATACAGCGCGCGAACCGCGATTCGGCGAATGCGGCGCTGCAGATTGCCCGTGAAGAGCTGAATCAGATGACGCTCGTCGCCCCCTTTAGTGGAACAGTGGCCAGCGTGCATGTGCGAAAGCATCAGGTGGTATCGGCCGGTCAGCCCATTGCGACCCTGACCCGCACCGACCTGCTGGACGTGGTGTTTAGTCTTCCTGAGAACCTGTTTAAGACCTTTGATATCCGTAACGCGCAATATCGTCCCGTGGTAAGAATTAACGCCTTCCCGGATCGGGAGTTTACCGCTGTCTACAAAGAGCACTCAGGCAGTAGCGACAGTAACACCCTGACCTGGCAGGTGATACTCACCATGCCGCGCCCGGATGATTTTCCCGTGGTGGGAGGCGTAAGCGGTACGGTTACCATCAATTTAACCAACCTCCCGGCCGGTGCGGGCCCTCAGGCGCTGGTTGTACCGGTTGAGGCGGTCTTTAACCCGAATAACAGCCCGCGCAATGAGCCGCACGTCTGGGTCGTGGCGGGAGAAGGCGATGCGCTCCATCTTGAAGACCGCAAGGTCAGCGTGGGGCAAGTAACCACTGAGGGCGTGATAATCACCCGAGGGCTTAAAGCAGGCGAGCGTGTCGTGGCAGCTGGCGTGGGTGAACTTCATGCTAATCAGCCGGTACGTATCTGGACGCGTGAACGGGGACTGTAA
- a CDS encoding universal stress protein has product MYKNILVPVDVYETSLADKALEHAHFLAQSASGDIHLLHVMPKFSAELTRGFISDARKMDEYMINNSKEKLSALVKKLNLPEEHVHLHVRSGNVRDEVIKLADELAAGAIIVGSRNPNIQTHLLGSEAASIVRYAHVPVFVIR; this is encoded by the coding sequence ATGTATAAAAACATTCTGGTTCCGGTGGATGTCTACGAGACAAGTCTGGCAGACAAAGCGCTAGAGCACGCTCATTTTCTGGCGCAAAGCGCATCGGGTGACATTCATTTGCTGCACGTCATGCCCAAATTTTCAGCCGAACTGACGCGTGGTTTTATTTCAGATGCGCGCAAAATGGATGAATATATGATTAATAATTCGAAAGAAAAGCTGTCTGCCCTGGTCAAAAAACTGAATCTGCCTGAGGAACACGTTCATCTTCATGTTCGGAGTGGGAATGTACGTGATGAAGTTATTAAGCTGGCAGATGAACTTGCCGCTGGGGCAATTATTGTCGGCTCCCGCAACCCCAATATTCAAACCCATTTGTTAGGGTCAGAGGCGGCAAGTATTGTTCGTTATGCACATGTTCCTGTTTTCGTTATTCGTTAA